In Carassius gibelio isolate Cgi1373 ecotype wild population from Czech Republic chromosome B4, carGib1.2-hapl.c, whole genome shotgun sequence, one DNA window encodes the following:
- the LOC127955936 gene encoding gastrula zinc finger protein XlCGF26.1-like: MASIKVESEDLRIEEDFRVKQEDAEEQADLIILKEESEELNEMEKKDKCEKLHHFIIGEKSHQTGKTSSRKRAQKTESNSYFTCCQCGKSFNQKQNLEVHMRVHTGEKPFSCQQCGKCFTQKGNLKSHLRIHTGEKPFTCKLCGKSFTAEPNLKYHMNIHNGVKPFTCDQCGKSFTRKVTLNYHTRSHSGENGLICHHCGKNFSHKVSLKTHMRLHTGEKPYTCPQCGMSFTFKASLDSHMRSHTGESPYTCKVCGKSFSLKGNLNTHMRVHTGEKPFMCIQCGRCFTRKGTLKYHMRIHSREDCFICHECGKSFPDMKHLNRHVIIHSGEKPFKCQQCGKGFQYNKNLKTHMKIHTREKTFKCIHCGKSFSYKVSLKTHMRLHTGEKPYACPQCGKNFTYTATLNAHMRTHTGERPFICGQCGKSFTRKGNLNYHLRIHSRENSFKCYQCGMIFTDRNHLKNHVITHIGEKPFICHHCGKNCTNKTNLEVHIRVHTGERPFTCPQCGKSFTLRGNLKTHIRVHTGEKPFTCLQCEKSFAYQRDLKRHLQTHSDKKLQCSECGKGFQKNSNFKNHLHIHSGGRRFHCHQCNKTFLLPSHLQIHLKSHADVRRYLCSICGKRFKWLSDLKWHQKIRICVKLKISPRLNAGQI, from the exons ATGGCATCTATTAAAGTGGAAAGTGAAGACTTGAGGATTGAAGAGGACTTCAGAGTGAAACAAGAAGATGCTGAGGAACAAGCAG aTCTGATTAtactgaaagaagaaagtgaagAACTGAATGAAATGGAAAAGAAAGATAAGTGTGAGAAGCTTCATCATTTCATAATTGGGGAAAAATCCCATCAGACTGGAAAGACGTCCTCACGAAAAAGAGCTCAAAAGACAGAATCTaacagttattttacatgttgtcagtgtggaaagagtttcaatcaaaaacaaaaccttgaagtccacatgagagttcacactggagagaagcctttcagcTGCCAACAGTGCGGAAAGTGTTTCACTCAAAAAGGAAACCTTAAAAGTCACTTGAGAATTCACacaggagagaagcctttcacctgcaaactgtgtggaaagagtttcaccgCAGAACCAAACCTTAAATATCACATGAACATTCACAATGGAGTGAAGCCGTTcacttgtgatcagtgtggaaagagtttcactcgTAAAGTAACCCTCAATTATCACACAAGAAGTCACTCGGGAGAAAATGGTTTAATTTGTCATCACTGTGGAAAGAATTTCAGTCATAAAGTAAGCCTTAAGACTCATATGAggcttcacactggagagaagccttacacatgCCCTCAGTGCGGAATGAGTTTCACATTCAAAGCATCCCTTGATTCACACATGAGAAGTCACACTGGAGAGAGCCCTTACACCTGCAAAGTGTGTGGGAAGAGCTTCTCGCTAAAAGGAAATCTCAACactcacatgagagttcacactggagagaagccattcATGTGTATTCAGTGTGGAAGATGTTTCACGCGTAAAGGAACCCTTAAATACCACATGAGGATTCACTCAAGAGAGGACTGTTTTATATGTCAcgaatgtggaaagagtttcccaGACATGAAACACCTGAACAGGCATGTAATAATTCACTCCGGAGAGAAGCCTTTTAAATGTCAGCAGTGTGGAAAGGGATTTCAGTACAATAAAAACCTTAAAACTCACATGAAAATTCACACCAGAGAAAAAACTTTCAAATGCATTCACTGTGGGAAAAGTTTCAGTTATAAAGTAAGCCTTAAGACTCACATGAgacttcacactggagagaagccttacgcTTGCCCTCAATGTGGAAAGAATTTTACATATACAGCAACGCTTAATGCCCACATGagaactcacactggagagaggcCGTTCATATGTGgccagtgtggaaagagtttcacacgcAAAGGAAACCTTAATTACCACTTGAGGATTCACTCAAGAGAGAACAGTTTTAAATGTTATCAGTGTGGAATGATTTTTACAGACCGAAATCACCTTAAGAATCATGTAATAACCCACATCGGAGAAAAGCCTTTCATATGCCATCACTGTGGAAAGAACTGCACAAACAAAACGAATCTTGAGGTTCACAtaagagttcacactggagagaggccTTTCACCTGCcctcagtgcgggaagagttttacACTTAGAGGGAATCTTAAGACTCACAtaagagttcacactggagagaagcctttcacatgTCTTCAGTGTGAAAAGAGCTTTGCATATCAAAGAGACTTGAAACGTCATTTGCAAACACATTCTGACAAGAAATTACAGTGTTCTGAGTGTGGAAAGGGGTTTCAGAAAAATAGCAATTTCAAAAATCACCTGCACATTCACTCCGGAGGGAGGCGATTTCATTGTCATCAGTGTAATAAAACATTCCTTTTGCCATCACACTTACAAATACACTTGAAGAGCCATGCAGATGTGAGGCGCTATTTGTGTTCCATTTGTGGTAAGAGGTTTAAATGGCTCAGCGATTTAAAGTGGCACCAGAAAATACGGATCTGCGTGAAATTGAAAATTTCACCTCGGCTGAATGCAGGCCAAATCTGA